The following is a genomic window from Paraburkholderia flagellata.
GCGAGCGGCTCGACCCACGACCTGCTCTTCTCCGTTGCGTACGTGATGGCAAGGTCTGCACCGAGTTCGCGAAACGCCTTCGCGCAGCCATACGCAATCGAATGCTCGTTGGCAATCCCGGTGACCAGCGCCTTCATGCCCTTGAGCACAGGGCTAGTGTGTCCGGTCTGTTCGGTTGACATGGGCTTACTCCAGTACAGCGCGCGTATGTCGCGCAATCATCAGTTCCTCATTGGTCGGAATGACATACACCGGCACGCGGCTCGACGCCGTGCTCACAAGCGGTCCACCGTCGAGATTCGCGGTCACATTGAGGTCGGCGCCAAGCCACTGCGCCCGCCGCACCACGCCGTCGCGGATGGCCGCTGCGTGCTCACCGATGCCACCGGTAAAGACCACCGCGTCCAGTCCCTCCATTGCCGCAGCAAGGGAGCCGAGTTCGCGGCAGATACGGTACACGTAGAGGTCGATCGCGAAGCGAGCCCGAGGATCGTCGCTTTCCAGCAGAGTGCGCATGTCCCCGGAAATGCCCGATACGCCGAGCAGCCCGGAGTGATGATAGAGGAGGTCCTCGACGGCGCGCGCATCCATGCCGCGCTCTTCCATCAGGTACAGCACAACCCCGGGATCGAGATTGCCGCAGCGCGTGCCCATGGGCAGCCCGTCGACGGCCGTGAAGCCCATCGTACTGGCCACGCTCCTGCCCGCCACGAGTGCGCACATGCTGGCGCCGTTACCGAGGTGAGCCACCACCGTACGCCCGGCCGATGCCGCCGGCGCAACGTCGGGGAGCACGCTCGCGATGTATTCGTACGACAGTCCGTGAAAGCCATAGCGGCGCACACCCAGGTCAGTAATGGCGGCCGGCAACGCGAATGCCTGCGCGACGTCGGGCTGGGTACGATGAAACGCCGTGTCGAAGCAGACGACCTGCGGCACGTCCGGGTGCAACTGTTCGATCAGGCGTACCGGCTTGAGATTGTGCGGCTGATGCAGCGGTGCGAGTGGCGTCAGTTTTTCCAGTTCGTCGATCACGGCAGGCGTCACGCGAGCCGGACCGCCGAAACGCTGCCCGCCGTGCACCACGCGATGACCGACGGCCGCGAGCGTGTGCCCTTCGCGGTGCTCGCTCAGGAATACGGCGATCTGTTCCAGCCCGTGGCGATGGTCCAGTTCCTCGCTGGCGGTCCACTCCTTCGCGTGGCGCACGCCGTGGTGGTCCAGTGCCTCGAACCGGGCATGGTCGGTGTACAACCCATCCACGTGACCGTGTACGACGAGTTCGAGCGCCGCCCCGCGCTCTTCGAATGTCGAGAACTTGATACTCGACGAACCGGCATTCACGACGAGAATCACGTCAGCCATGGCATCAACCCTCGATATGTCCGGCCGCCTGCCGCCCGTGCGCGACGAGCATGGCCACCGCGCAGGAGGCAAGGCGGGTCATGACCGAATCGGCCCG
Proteins encoded in this region:
- a CDS encoding acetate/propionate family kinase, which produces MADVILVVNAGSSSIKFSTFEERGAALELVVHGHVDGLYTDHARFEALDHHGVRHAKEWTASEELDHRHGLEQIAVFLSEHREGHTLAAVGHRVVHGGQRFGGPARVTPAVIDELEKLTPLAPLHQPHNLKPVRLIEQLHPDVPQVVCFDTAFHRTQPDVAQAFALPAAITDLGVRRYGFHGLSYEYIASVLPDVAPAASAGRTVVAHLGNGASMCALVAGRSVASTMGFTAVDGLPMGTRCGNLDPGVVLYLMEERGMDARAVEDLLYHHSGLLGVSGISGDMRTLLESDDPRARFAIDLYVYRICRELGSLAAAMEGLDAVVFTGGIGEHAAAIRDGVVRRAQWLGADLNVTANLDGGPLVSTASSRVPVYVIPTNEELMIARHTRAVLE